The following are encoded together in the Proteiniphilum saccharofermentans genome:
- a CDS encoding alkaline phosphatase family protein, whose protein sequence is MVRILSSLVAFFSITTLFAQTPSGEIPKLVVGITIDQFRGDYLEMFRHKFGSKGFNRLLNNGLVYSNVYYDFPNLNKASSITTIFTGANPSYHGIMAENRYLVDSNREISSFFDDNYLGNFTTEKLSPLPVKVSTIADELKIASGGQSDIFAFAPDASQALASGGHAASGAFWIEEENGKWATTTFYKNRQPVIDQHNRSGQSLTYTINSLTWRPAIDVNQYDAFPYTRNRYNFQHYLGPDKKDHFRLFKQSPYVNKEVNDMAVRLLESGSLGKRMNPDFLALTFYAGNYEKALDKNYSVEIQDTYYRLDQELGRLLDAIDASVGLKNTLIFVVSTGYFDEQETLPDGMVTSGGDFYPERSQALLNMYLMALYGREQWIKKYYDRQFFFDRKLLEDKKIDLREFQQRAAEFLVQSAGIQDVITSYQMLHGAYNQDVQYYRNGFYKGQSGDLFLRLQPGWRIVDPQSDQNVRVRNNAVVAPVIFFGSDIKPQRIERTIEATEIAPSVAYRLRIRAPNAAEGEILQELFR, encoded by the coding sequence ATGGTTAGAATACTATCTTCACTGGTTGCTTTTTTTTCAATCACAACGCTTTTTGCGCAAACACCTTCGGGTGAAATACCGAAACTGGTGGTGGGAATCACCATCGACCAGTTCAGGGGTGATTATCTGGAGATGTTCAGACACAAATTCGGGAGCAAGGGATTCAACAGGTTGTTGAATAACGGCCTTGTGTACAGTAATGTATATTACGATTTCCCCAATCTGAATAAGGCATCTTCCATTACGACCATCTTTACCGGCGCCAACCCTTCCTATCATGGAATTATGGCTGAGAACAGGTATTTGGTAGATTCGAACCGTGAAATATCCTCTTTCTTCGACGATAATTATCTGGGAAATTTCACTACTGAAAAACTTTCCCCTCTTCCTGTCAAGGTTTCTACCATTGCCGACGAACTGAAAATCGCTTCAGGAGGACAGTCGGATATCTTCGCTTTTGCTCCCGATGCCTCCCAGGCACTGGCATCCGGAGGACATGCCGCGAGTGGTGCCTTCTGGATTGAAGAAGAGAACGGGAAATGGGCCACTACCACCTTTTACAAGAACAGGCAACCGGTCATTGATCAACATAACCGTAGCGGACAATCGCTCACCTATACTATTAACAGTCTTACATGGCGCCCGGCCATTGACGTGAACCAGTATGACGCTTTTCCGTATACCCGGAACAGGTATAATTTCCAGCACTACCTTGGCCCCGATAAAAAAGACCATTTCCGTCTGTTCAAACAATCGCCTTATGTGAATAAGGAAGTGAACGATATGGCGGTCAGGTTGCTTGAATCGGGATCGTTGGGGAAACGGATGAATCCCGACTTCCTGGCGCTCACTTTCTATGCGGGGAATTATGAAAAAGCACTGGATAAAAATTATTCCGTAGAAATACAGGATACCTATTACCGGCTCGATCAGGAGTTGGGACGGCTGCTCGATGCTATCGACGCATCCGTAGGACTTAAGAATACGCTGATCTTTGTCGTTTCGACAGGATACTTCGATGAGCAGGAGACTCTTCCCGACGGGATGGTTACTTCGGGTGGTGATTTCTATCCCGAACGGAGCCAGGCGCTGCTCAATATGTATCTGATGGCACTTTACGGGAGGGAGCAGTGGATCAAGAAATATTATGACAGGCAATTCTTCTTCGACAGGAAATTGCTGGAAGACAAAAAGATCGATTTAAGGGAGTTTCAACAGAGGGCTGCCGAGTTTCTGGTGCAATCGGCCGGCATTCAGGATGTGATCACTTCCTACCAGATGCTGCATGGCGCCTATAACCAGGATGTACAGTATTACAGAAACGGATTTTATAAAGGACAATCAGGTGATTTGTTTCTTCGGTTGCAACCCGGTTGGCGGATAGTAGACCCTCAGTCCGATCAGAATGTAAGAGTGCGTAACAATGCTGTTGTGGCACCCGTGATTTTCTTCGGGAGTGACATAAAACCCCAGAGAATTGAGCGTACGATTGAAGCGACCGAAATCGCGCCAAGTGTAGCATACCGGTTGCGTATCCGGGCTCCCAACGCCGCCGAAGGAGAAATCCTTCAAGAATTATTTCGATAA
- a CDS encoding Lnb N-terminal periplasmic domain-containing protein encodes MKRIIESSLVSTEFQTFIRQKKTLMLLFIILLSLPAPGQVQLNDNAKISLLTASPWYGAVYAFFGHTAIRVQDDSTGVDQVFNYGYFDSSQPHFIYNFIRGKTDYILGGLPFEAFLNEYGYRGQQVVEQELNLSPAEKQQLYHALMVNVLPENREYRYNYFYDNCSTRPRDMVEEYTEGIIQYPPTGSDQSYRDLVHECVDGYPWVKFGIDLLIGSPADSTINVRDKMFIPDYLMDSFEGATIQRGDTLNVPLVKNTEMLLPVDKEINKKSEGVVFTPILTAFALLLLTIIVSLIQLIKLNKTQLARIYDTVLFVIAGLAGIILLVLMYFSEHPATNPNWNFVWLNPFALIAASFFWMKSANKAVYFYHFINFALLTLFLLLWWLIPQQLPLATIPFSMSLWFRSGINIYILRKRRLKNKQFTTSKHLKAGWGGL; translated from the coding sequence ATGAAACGAATAATCGAATCATCTTTAGTAAGTACGGAGTTTCAGACTTTTATTCGGCAAAAGAAGACTTTGATGCTTCTTTTTATCATACTGTTATCACTCCCTGCGCCGGGTCAGGTGCAACTGAATGATAATGCGAAAATAAGCCTGTTGACCGCATCGCCGTGGTATGGAGCTGTATATGCTTTTTTCGGCCATACTGCCATCCGTGTGCAGGATGATTCTACCGGCGTGGATCAGGTTTTCAATTACGGCTATTTTGATTCCTCACAACCCCATTTTATCTATAATTTTATACGTGGAAAAACGGATTATATCCTGGGTGGCCTTCCCTTTGAGGCATTTCTCAACGAATACGGATACCGGGGACAGCAGGTGGTGGAGCAGGAATTGAACCTCTCGCCGGCTGAAAAACAACAGTTGTACCATGCGCTTATGGTTAACGTATTGCCTGAAAACAGGGAGTATAGATACAACTATTTCTATGATAATTGTTCCACCCGACCCCGTGATATGGTCGAAGAATATACGGAAGGAATCATCCAATACCCTCCGACCGGCTCAGACCAATCCTATCGAGACCTGGTGCATGAATGTGTGGATGGTTATCCGTGGGTAAAGTTCGGTATCGACCTGCTGATAGGAAGTCCGGCCGACAGTACTATCAATGTGAGGGATAAAATGTTTATTCCGGACTATCTGATGGATTCTTTCGAGGGGGCAACCATTCAAAGAGGCGATACATTGAACGTGCCATTGGTGAAAAACACCGAAATGCTCTTACCTGTTGACAAAGAGATAAATAAAAAAAGCGAAGGGGTTGTATTTACACCGATTTTAACGGCATTCGCATTGTTGTTGCTTACCATAATCGTCTCCCTGATCCAGCTTATCAAACTCAATAAGACCCAACTTGCCAGGATTTATGACACAGTATTGTTTGTGATTGCCGGATTGGCCGGGATAATACTCCTGGTGTTGATGTATTTCTCGGAGCACCCTGCCACCAATCCCAACTGGAATTTTGTCTGGCTGAATCCGTTCGCTCTGATTGCTGCTTCTTTCTTCTGGATGAAATCAGCAAATAAGGCAGTTTATTTCTATCATTTTATTAACTTTGCACTCTTAACGCTTTTCCTCTTATTATGGTGGTTGATACCACAGCAATTACCGTTGGCAACAATCCCATTTTCAATGAGTTTGTGGTTCAGGTCGGGGATAAACATTTATATATTGAGGAAAAGGCGGTTAAAAAACAAACAGTTCACCACAAGTAAACACCTGAAAGCAGGTTGGGGTGGATTGTAG
- a CDS encoding type B 50S ribosomal protein L31: MKKEIHPNNYRPVVFKDMSNEEIFISRSTINAKETIEIDGVTYPLVKLEITSSSHPFYTGKQKLVDTAGRVDKFMSRYGNRNKNK; encoded by the coding sequence ATGAAGAAAGAGATCCATCCCAACAATTACCGTCCGGTAGTTTTTAAAGATATGTCGAATGAAGAGATTTTCATTTCGCGATCTACTATTAATGCAAAAGAAACTATCGAAATCGACGGTGTTACCTATCCGTTGGTAAAACTTGAGATTACCAGTTCTTCACATCCATTCTATACCGGAAAACAAAAACTGGTAGATACGGCAGGACGGGTTGACAAGTTTATGAGCCGTTACGGAAACCGTAACAAGAATAAATAA
- the serS gene encoding serine--tRNA ligase translates to MLTLRRINENPEEIIRQLSKKHFDGREVISQIIDLDNTRRKTQTHLDAILGEINTISKSIGQLMKEGNKEEAAIAREKVRVLKETSGELGETLKDAEQKIESLLVTIPNLPHDSVPEGRTAEDNPVERSGGEIPSLGDNALPHWELAKKYDLIDFELGVKITGAGFPVYKGRGARLQRALINFFLDNARDAGFTEVQPPYLVNSDSGFGTGQLPDKEGQMYHVGLDDLYLIPTAEVPVTNIYRDVILEEKELPVKNTAYSACFRREAGSYGKDVRGLNRLHQFDKVEIVCIDKPENSYERLDEMVSYVQTLVEKLELPWRILRLCGGDISFTSALTFDFEVYSTAQKRWLEVSSVSNFESYQANRLKCRYRNADRKTELCHTLNGSALALPRIMAALLENNQTAEGIRIPAPLVPYCGFDLID, encoded by the coding sequence ATGCTTACACTCAGAAGAATCAACGAAAACCCGGAAGAGATTATACGGCAGCTATCAAAGAAACATTTCGATGGCCGGGAAGTTATCAGTCAGATCATCGATCTGGATAATACAAGACGCAAGACGCAAACCCATCTCGATGCTATCCTTGGCGAGATCAACACTATTTCCAAGTCCATCGGTCAATTGATGAAAGAGGGAAACAAGGAAGAAGCGGCTATTGCACGTGAGAAGGTGCGAGTGCTGAAAGAGACCTCCGGAGAGTTGGGTGAAACACTGAAAGATGCAGAACAGAAGATAGAGTCCCTGCTGGTCACTATTCCCAACCTGCCGCACGATTCTGTACCGGAAGGACGGACTGCCGAAGATAATCCGGTGGAACGGAGCGGAGGAGAAATTCCGTCGCTCGGTGATAATGCCCTTCCGCATTGGGAGCTGGCTAAGAAGTATGACCTGATCGATTTCGAGTTGGGGGTAAAGATTACCGGTGCCGGCTTTCCTGTGTATAAAGGGAGAGGAGCACGGCTTCAACGCGCCCTGATCAACTTTTTCCTGGACAATGCACGTGATGCGGGATTCACTGAAGTGCAACCTCCTTATCTGGTCAACAGCGATTCCGGTTTCGGAACAGGACAGTTGCCCGACAAAGAAGGACAAATGTACCATGTGGGATTGGATGACCTTTATCTTATTCCTACGGCTGAGGTACCGGTAACCAATATTTATCGGGATGTGATCCTCGAAGAAAAGGAACTCCCTGTCAAAAATACCGCCTATTCAGCTTGTTTCCGCCGTGAAGCCGGTTCCTATGGGAAAGATGTACGAGGGTTGAACCGCTTGCACCAGTTCGACAAGGTGGAAATCGTCTGTATCGACAAGCCGGAAAATTCTTATGAACGCCTCGATGAAATGGTCAGTTATGTGCAGACGCTGGTCGAAAAGCTGGAACTCCCATGGCGTATCCTGCGCCTTTGTGGAGGAGATATCAGTTTTACTTCGGCGTTGACATTCGACTTCGAAGTCTATTCTACCGCTCAAAAACGTTGGCTGGAAGTGAGCTCGGTATCCAATTTCGAGAGTTACCAGGCTAACCGCTTGAAATGCCGTTACCGGAATGCCGACCGCAAGACAGAACTTTGTCATACCCTAAACGGTAGCGCTCTGGCCCTGCCGCGTATCATGGCTGCGTTACTGGAAAATAATCAGACAGCGGAGGGTATACGGATTCCGGCTCCATTGGTACCATACTGTGGTTTTGACCTGATAGATTAG
- the tilS gene encoding tRNA lysidine(34) synthetase TilS has translation MIDRVRRFIEKEKLFAPGATVIVGLSGGMDSMVLLDLLTLSGYQCVAAHCNFHLRGEESNRDAAFVKKWCKGIDIPFTSIDFDTTQYAADKKISIEMAARELRYDWFEIVRRQYVAEAVAVAHHKDDSVETVLLNLIRGTGIKGLSGIMPKNRHVVRPLLCVTRAEIEEYIAERDMPYVFDSTNDNDIFLRNSLRLNIIPQLEKLNPSVREAIWRTSRNLFEAEKVYSESLRDIIKDLFRDDKIDIAKLRQTASPRSVLFEILSPLGFGASVIEDVYLGMESTSGKVFHSKSYRLIKDRGVFILDPVTGNERDGELIQIHLETEEVTGSLHLLIRKEEMPLSIEKNSRILYADLSKLKFPLTVRRWNKGDWFIPFGMKGRKKVSDYFTDRKYSLKEKENAWILLSGDDIVWIVGERPDDRYKITEESSDVFVVEMVNNAI, from the coding sequence ATGATCGATAGGGTACGCCGATTTATTGAAAAAGAGAAACTATTCGCACCAGGGGCTACAGTCATAGTGGGGTTGAGCGGAGGGATGGATTCTATGGTGTTGCTCGACCTGCTCACATTGTCGGGATACCAATGTGTGGCTGCTCATTGCAATTTTCATTTGCGTGGTGAGGAATCAAACCGTGATGCCGCCTTTGTAAAGAAATGGTGCAAAGGCATCGATATTCCCTTTACATCTATCGACTTCGATACTACCCAATATGCTGCCGACAAAAAGATCTCTATTGAGATGGCGGCCCGCGAGTTACGTTATGACTGGTTTGAGATTGTCCGACGCCAGTATGTTGCAGAAGCGGTTGCCGTAGCCCACCACAAGGATGATTCGGTGGAAACGGTGTTGCTGAACCTGATCCGGGGAACCGGTATCAAGGGTTTGTCAGGAATCATGCCGAAGAACAGGCATGTAGTACGCCCTCTCCTGTGTGTGACGCGTGCCGAGATTGAGGAGTATATTGCTGAACGGGATATGCCTTATGTGTTCGACAGCACAAACGATAATGATATTTTTCTACGGAATTCGCTCCGGTTGAATATCATTCCTCAGTTGGAGAAATTGAACCCGTCGGTGAGAGAAGCCATTTGGCGCACTTCACGGAACCTCTTCGAGGCGGAAAAGGTTTATAGTGAATCTCTTCGTGATATAATAAAGGATTTGTTTCGAGATGATAAAATCGACATTGCGAAGCTCCGTCAAACGGCATCACCCAGGTCAGTCCTGTTTGAGATTCTCTCCCCACTCGGTTTTGGAGCATCAGTGATCGAGGATGTTTATCTTGGTATGGAAAGCACTTCGGGAAAGGTCTTCCATTCGAAGTCATATCGTCTGATCAAAGACCGTGGCGTTTTTATCCTTGATCCCGTAACAGGAAATGAACGGGATGGAGAACTTATCCAAATCCATTTGGAGACGGAAGAGGTAACCGGATCTCTTCATTTACTGATCCGGAAAGAGGAAATGCCCCTCTCCATAGAGAAAAACAGCCGGATCCTGTATGCCGATCTCAGTAAATTGAAATTTCCCCTTACCGTGAGGAGATGGAATAAGGGAGATTGGTTTATCCCTTTTGGCATGAAAGGCAGGAAAAAAGTGAGTGATTATTTCACCGACCGGAAATATAGTTTGAAGGAGAAAGAAAATGCATGGATACTCCTTTCCGGTGATGATATAGTATGGATTGTGGGCGAGCGGCCCGACGACCGTTACAAAATAACGGAAGAAAGTAGCGACGTTTTTGTCGTGGAAATGGTAAATAATGCAATATAG